From Cupriavidus taiwanensis, a single genomic window includes:
- a CDS encoding YecA family protein, which yields MTEATALTPDELQELDDLLDDLRQRAEEIPQWEFCDGFLTALVCTRRCIPASDYLPMLLGDGAALDVAEGSPLPLLPAFHDAAQQARFMELWQRRWNEVEHQLDQPVETLEDERTFQPEAMDMRGAILSLPQEERAEMDGREIPSFGQVWALGFMFVVENWPEEWATPRDKEAAQWLDDALDGIVALTEDDTGQPEVCMYSEDGPPSTSLARVETFGEAIWAVYDLRQIWKSLGPRVEAVVKGDQPGRNDPCPCGSGKKFKKCHGR from the coding sequence ATGACCGAAGCCACCGCCCTGACGCCCGACGAACTCCAGGAGCTTGACGATCTGCTGGACGACCTGCGCCAGCGCGCTGAGGAAATCCCGCAATGGGAGTTCTGCGACGGCTTTCTCACGGCCCTGGTCTGCACGCGCCGCTGCATCCCCGCTTCCGACTACCTGCCCATGCTGCTGGGCGACGGCGCGGCGCTCGACGTGGCCGAGGGCAGCCCGTTGCCGTTGCTACCCGCGTTCCATGATGCGGCCCAGCAGGCCCGCTTCATGGAGCTGTGGCAGCGCCGATGGAACGAGGTGGAGCACCAGCTCGACCAGCCCGTGGAGACGCTGGAGGACGAACGCACCTTCCAGCCCGAGGCCATGGACATGCGCGGCGCCATCTTGAGCCTGCCCCAGGAAGAGCGTGCCGAGATGGACGGGCGGGAAATCCCGTCGTTTGGCCAGGTGTGGGCGCTGGGGTTCATGTTCGTGGTGGAGAACTGGCCCGAGGAATGGGCCACCCCGCGCGACAAGGAGGCTGCTCAGTGGCTGGACGACGCGCTCGACGGCATCGTCGCTCTGACCGAGGACGACACCGGCCAACCCGAGGTCTGCATGTACAGTGAGGATGGCCCGCCCAGCACCAGCCTGGCGCGCGTGGAAACCTTCGGCGAGGCGATCTGGGCTGTCTACGACCTGCGCCAGATCTGGAAGAGCCTGGGCCCGCGCGTGGAGGCCGTGGTGAAGGGCGACCAGCCCGGTCGCAACGACCCGTGCCCTTGCGGCAGCGGCAAGAAGTTCAAGAAGTGCCACGGGAGATAA
- a CDS encoding alpha/beta fold hydrolase — translation MNVPTRRDFLAVAALGVAGLVAGCTSPARRNPHNLEGSMMMRKVSFKRDGLTLAGNLFEPENLNESGRYPAVVVAGSLSSVKEQMAGAYGRTLAENGFVALVIDYSHYGESEGQPRQLESPAAKLSDLKAAVSYLTALPYTKAIGMVGVCTSGGNGAYLVAADERVKAFATVAAFLPDPELNERLVGAAEIARRRAAGAEAKLRFERSGEQVTVPTYSVDDPSALNYNPKGNYDYYFNKARGGVPEWKNEFAVMSHGPWLDFDPVSKASAIKVPTIMVHSDGCAFPEQAKKFYSLLGAVKELAWGDGTHFDYYDQPAQIDYAVKNVAAFLHKHLS, via the coding sequence ATGAATGTACCAACCCGACGCGATTTTCTCGCGGTCGCGGCCCTAGGCGTCGCCGGACTCGTCGCGGGCTGCACGTCGCCGGCCCGACGGAATCCACACAACTTGGAAGGAAGCATGATGATGCGTAAAGTGAGTTTCAAGCGAGATGGCTTGACGCTGGCGGGAAACCTGTTCGAGCCCGAGAACTTGAACGAGAGCGGCCGCTACCCGGCGGTCGTCGTGGCGGGCTCTCTAAGTTCGGTTAAAGAGCAGATGGCGGGCGCTTACGGGCGCACGCTCGCGGAGAACGGGTTCGTGGCGCTTGTGATCGACTACAGTCACTATGGCGAAAGCGAAGGGCAGCCTCGGCAATTGGAGTCTCCCGCCGCAAAATTGAGCGATCTGAAAGCCGCCGTCTCGTATCTAACTGCCTTGCCTTATACGAAGGCTATCGGGATGGTCGGAGTGTGCACATCAGGCGGAAACGGCGCTTACCTCGTCGCTGCCGATGAGCGCGTCAAGGCGTTTGCGACGGTCGCTGCATTCCTTCCAGACCCCGAGTTAAACGAACGTCTTGTCGGCGCGGCGGAAATTGCGCGGCGTCGCGCGGCGGGAGCGGAGGCGAAGCTGAGATTCGAGCGGAGCGGCGAGCAGGTGACGGTGCCGACCTACAGCGTGGATGATCCGAGCGCCCTGAATTACAACCCGAAGGGAAATTACGACTACTACTTCAACAAGGCGCGCGGCGGCGTTCCAGAGTGGAAGAACGAGTTCGCCGTGATGTCGCACGGGCCGTGGTTGGATTTCGATCCGGTGAGCAAGGCGTCGGCCATCAAAGTTCCGACGATTATGGTTCACTCCGACGGATGCGCCTTCCCTGAGCAGGCCAAGAAGTTCTACTCGCTCCTGGGGGCAGTGAAGGAATTGGCGTGGGGGGACGGCACCCATTTCGACTATTACGATCAACCGGCGCAGATCGACTATGCGGTAAAGAATGTCGCCGCCTTCCTCCACAAACATCTGTCTTAG
- a CDS encoding TetR/AcrR family transcriptional regulator, whose product MARPLSADKRQTILEAATRLIAEEGLSASTARIARAAGVAEGTIFIYFGSKDELANQLYLDLKSQLRLAYSEPPGSKDLRESLGQFWSAYVSWGLAHPAQRQAMAKLKVSDRITPTTRASAAESFQVVSGLLIKARSLGALRKQPPAFVGALMVAMAEATIDSIAAEPKLAKTACADGFSAFWRAIATG is encoded by the coding sequence ATGGCCCGCCCTCTCAGTGCAGACAAGCGCCAAACGATCCTCGAGGCGGCCACTCGGCTGATCGCAGAGGAAGGACTATCCGCCTCCACAGCTCGCATCGCGAGGGCAGCCGGCGTGGCCGAGGGGACCATCTTCATCTACTTTGGGAGCAAGGACGAGCTGGCCAATCAGCTGTATCTGGACCTCAAAAGCCAGCTGCGACTGGCTTATTCGGAACCGCCGGGCTCTAAGGATTTGCGCGAAAGTCTTGGGCAGTTTTGGTCCGCCTACGTGAGCTGGGGGCTGGCGCATCCAGCGCAGCGCCAAGCGATGGCGAAGCTCAAAGTCTCCGACCGAATCACCCCCACAACGCGGGCGTCGGCCGCGGAAAGCTTCCAAGTCGTCAGCGGCCTATTGATAAAGGCCAGGTCGCTGGGGGCGCTGCGCAAGCAGCCCCCGGCATTCGTCGGCGCGCTGATGGTTGCGATGGCCGAGGCCACTATCGATTCGATCGCCGCGGAGCCCAAGCTCGCCAAAACCGCTTGCGCCGACGGCTTCTCAGCATTCTGGCGCGCCATCGCGACGGGCTGA
- a CDS encoding Txe/YoeB family addiction module toxin, with protein sequence MTRRLTFMPDAWEDYVYWQGQDRKTLKRINALIQDAQREPFDGLGKPEPLKGNLSGYWSRRIDDSNRLVYFANDDELTIIACRLHYGDK encoded by the coding sequence ATGACGCGCCGGTTGACCTTTATGCCAGATGCCTGGGAAGACTATGTCTATTGGCAGGGCCAAGACAGGAAAACGCTCAAGCGCATCAACGCCCTAATCCAGGACGCCCAACGCGAACCGTTCGACGGGCTCGGCAAGCCCGAGCCGCTGAAAGGCAACCTGTCGGGCTACTGGTCGCGGCGAATCGACGACAGCAACCGCTTGGTGTATTTCGCCAACGACGATGAACTGACCATTATCGCTTGTCGGCTTCATTATGGCGACAAGTAA
- a CDS encoding type II toxin-antitoxin system Phd/YefM family antitoxin → MRTIHFSDARSNLKAVMDQAIDDHDAVLITRRDAPNVVIMSQDQYDSWMETMHLLSSPANAARLLRSIQQHRAGMAEKHDLIDPDAE, encoded by the coding sequence ATGCGTACCATCCATTTCTCCGACGCCCGCAGCAACCTAAAGGCAGTCATGGACCAGGCCATCGACGACCACGACGCTGTGCTCATCACACGCCGCGACGCGCCGAACGTGGTCATCATGTCGCAAGACCAGTACGACAGTTGGATGGAAACGATGCATTTGCTTAGCTCGCCGGCTAACGCCGCGCGCCTGCTGCGTTCTATTCAGCAGCATCGCGCTGGCATGGCCGAGAAGCACGACCTGATCGACCCGGACGCTGAATGA
- a CDS encoding Wadjet anti-phage system protein JetA family protein, which produces MVDSGYPQFFRPLTLKRRKLIAACIRAFYARLYGSHADYRSILGREDLRDLFVQTMQSATLPADPAGEDGDDGFAAGDLADDQKLASAIVRLLVADGWLETAEDRVRLVTAYRFTRAGKIFAQALTLADRPRERTRQRNMRSCKNALSAFIERRDVEDLLDAYEYADRVIADLSEDIELFYDLARKILLDAHVQGNWDGFIEFVERRFRDEFSPRLVYDNAERHRLDIGALIERLNDLSAAEMQAIDDDLANHAAWAAQAAPDGAILRWMLDRIDEMVTAACRTKQPELFRAMESYVRRHVVLLSQSLFMGASGSGAALSTLIRRLGEMPERDQGAWLERQGAALAPVSVALYDPAAVQPRKTAERNRAQAVSIVPEITREERLRQFVRQAQERAFSLSHHDVVDYLLGSMRGTGALRLSELPVDDAIQALSLLRAVEAARDHEGLDVERLDAEPLDNAIMSGTDYAIRRRHIGHG; this is translated from the coding sequence ATGGTGGATTCGGGGTATCCGCAGTTCTTTCGTCCGTTGACGCTGAAGAGGCGAAAGCTGATCGCTGCCTGCATCCGCGCATTCTATGCGCGGCTTTATGGCTCCCATGCCGACTACCGCTCCATCCTTGGGCGCGAGGACTTGCGTGACCTCTTTGTCCAGACGATGCAGTCCGCCACGCTGCCGGCCGATCCTGCCGGTGAAGATGGCGACGACGGATTCGCCGCCGGTGACCTGGCCGACGACCAGAAGCTGGCAAGCGCCATCGTGCGCCTCCTTGTTGCGGACGGCTGGCTGGAAACCGCCGAGGATCGCGTCCGACTGGTTACCGCCTATCGCTTCACCCGCGCCGGCAAGATCTTCGCTCAGGCGCTGACGCTGGCCGACCGCCCACGCGAACGGACCCGTCAGCGCAACATGCGCTCCTGCAAGAATGCACTGAGTGCCTTCATCGAGCGCCGCGATGTGGAGGACCTGCTCGACGCCTACGAGTATGCCGATCGGGTCATTGCCGACCTCTCCGAAGATATCGAGCTCTTTTACGACCTGGCTCGCAAGATATTGCTCGATGCGCATGTGCAGGGCAATTGGGATGGGTTTATCGAGTTCGTAGAGCGACGTTTTCGTGATGAGTTCTCGCCCCGCCTAGTCTATGACAATGCCGAGCGCCACCGGCTGGACATCGGGGCGCTAATCGAACGTCTTAACGATTTGAGCGCGGCCGAGATGCAGGCCATTGACGATGACTTGGCCAACCACGCGGCATGGGCCGCGCAGGCCGCGCCGGACGGGGCGATCTTGAGATGGATGCTTGATCGGATCGACGAGATGGTGACCGCGGCCTGCCGGACGAAACAGCCGGAATTGTTCCGGGCCATGGAAAGCTATGTCCGCCGCCATGTGGTCTTGTTGTCGCAGAGTCTGTTCATGGGGGCATCAGGCAGCGGGGCGGCATTGTCCACCCTGATCCGCCGCCTGGGGGAGATGCCGGAGCGGGATCAGGGCGCGTGGCTGGAGCGGCAGGGAGCGGCGCTCGCACCGGTAAGCGTGGCGCTGTATGATCCGGCCGCGGTGCAGCCGAGAAAGACCGCCGAGCGTAACCGGGCACAGGCCGTGAGCATCGTTCCGGAAATCACACGAGAAGAGCGTTTGCGTCAGTTCGTGCGGCAAGCGCAGGAGCGGGCCTTCTCCTTGTCGCATCACGATGTCGTGGATTACTTGCTCGGTTCCATGCGTGGTACGGGCGCGCTGCGCCTATCCGAGTTGCCGGTCGACGATGCTATCCAGGCGTTATCGTTGTTGCGGGCAGTCGAGGCAGCACGGGACCATGAGGGACTGGACGTGGAGCGGCTAGATGCCGAGCCGCTGGACAATGCCATCATGTCGGGCACTGACTATGCAATCAGGAGGCGCCACATCGGCCATGGATGA
- a CDS encoding DUF4194 domain-containing protein — protein MDEITIGQLVEAELKAGGVRPEAFGQILGRLFGLSILHREDSAIERQLYDDAVRIEGLLNAYFDVGGFRLLHERHQSYFRLYPPGARVPGLPAEDDAIAVDAVRAKLSADFVACCLVLRLLYNESLRQGSINERNEALVTVEYLNATLTAQARRSLPAKTAREKLFADLKRARLIDYRADSEVEDADALVAIRGTILQFVADSAIDALLTETRTPVSAVTSPEPDDEA, from the coding sequence ATGGATGAAATTACGATTGGGCAACTGGTGGAAGCGGAACTGAAGGCGGGGGGCGTCCGGCCGGAGGCGTTCGGGCAGATCCTTGGCCGCCTGTTCGGGCTGTCCATCTTGCACCGGGAGGACAGCGCCATCGAGCGTCAGCTCTACGACGACGCCGTGCGTATCGAAGGCCTGCTCAATGCGTACTTCGATGTGGGCGGGTTCCGGCTGCTGCACGAGCGACATCAGAGTTATTTTCGGCTTTACCCGCCGGGGGCGCGCGTGCCGGGACTGCCCGCCGAGGACGATGCTATCGCGGTGGACGCCGTGCGGGCGAAGCTCTCCGCCGATTTCGTGGCATGCTGCCTGGTGCTGCGCTTGCTGTACAACGAAAGCCTGCGCCAAGGCTCGATCAACGAGCGCAACGAAGCGCTTGTCACCGTGGAATACCTGAATGCCACGCTGACTGCGCAGGCGCGCCGCTCACTGCCGGCCAAGACTGCGCGGGAGAAGCTCTTCGCCGACCTGAAGCGTGCCCGTCTGATCGATTACCGGGCGGATTCCGAGGTGGAAGATGCTGACGCTCTGGTCGCCATTCGTGGGACGATCCTGCAGTTCGTGGCGGATTCCGCCATTGATGCCCTGCTGACCGAAACACGGACGCCCGTGTCGGCCGTCACGTCGCCGGAGCCCGACGATGAGGCTTGA
- a CDS encoding SbcC/MukB-like Walker B domain-containing protein, producing MRLEKLILVNWGFVVSREYPFGHTTLLSGSTGVGKSSFQDAIQLVMTGGKQHINVFNSAQDESGASRAGGKVRRTLASYAVGMRDNLCVRPYGSHTYVVAVFAPDEWESAEPFTAVVAVEAAVSGTREQGRSVDVARKLYFVLPGSRVMEADFIESRKGNSITAVKVEDIYHRLRQRYPRVLPFENSIEDYLCKLYAEFRGGGKTLVGPREAEAAARAFVQSIARKTVGSVDELIREQVLAEPDFSDQIGHIASLMQNVQRLRKIATELLACRERLGVLKAHADAFLAAFEEAMEAELGEVLRRQRDVEEEIQRLEACRRLALADVEKQQALADRHAQALKRATELHGTAKGRLNGNPVAQDRERLSREIAVATDGRSRIALDVLAALAGLRGVLDELAALAKLPAGPASAYASHVERLVVDATAIDGADGQAAARELAAMLTGAQIEPASLRRDRFAKLDAALAPIAQRLHGADGLYGAVVQEQARESDRAAALQGEIDDLKRRRQGLEDGHFDLPAHVEVAVRYLEAQMPGARPRVLCNLVQPREGSRWQNAIEGLLGGNRFVILVDAQYEASAIRALRHELVATRQGREASVVQGELAKRRAENQALSPDAVLQELVIADETARAYLVASYGRYVKVADAQALRGAPQALTVDGMASGGFKMFSSWVDDGELAFGAEARRKRVVRLVRQIDEKSQERDAHRAGAAELAAWGARLLALQLVPVAPMLDKLGETQRELNSLAAQLASLDDADLIVLERRVARAEQLLEGHHRLSNTASRLAGEAEGRARGFEANIGDAEAKLVECKDAVRQINARVAELIRLNPHFDPVRLEQRAREAAKEQTAASFDGRRRQQAGIYRQEREAFERKLEAHNLLSSSFDERVDFQPCQSTQGEYEWQAYGGVPAARRQISAMLERLDQVRILNNTSELRDAEKSFNNTFSTHFALAVRTAVEQGIDPLKRLNEKLKRLAFGEDRFEIEYGQMVKEYKKYFDLFQELNRLAETQTPVDLFSAAEGVLSAESVVALDDIKLLLLDTNRDHALRRLKDIADYRNYRQYDIRKYSEDGREASLARMATFSGGELMTPAYLVRAAVLAQAFRQFEKTPSLKLMMIDEAFDKMDEGRTAAVMRYLNENLGLQLVVAMPSRASGPLLELFSFEHRFSLMKVEGLAGELDKITEVDSSLLKADRLHALWTERREAVRREAAWQFDLQEARKQLISDMGA from the coding sequence ATGAGGCTTGAGAAGCTCATCCTGGTCAACTGGGGCTTCGTGGTGTCCCGGGAATACCCCTTTGGCCACACCACCTTGCTGTCGGGTTCGACCGGCGTTGGGAAGTCCTCTTTCCAGGACGCGATCCAGCTGGTCATGACCGGCGGCAAGCAGCACATCAACGTGTTCAACTCGGCGCAGGACGAGAGCGGCGCCTCGCGCGCGGGCGGCAAGGTGAGGCGGACGCTGGCGTCTTACGCGGTAGGCATGCGCGACAACCTCTGCGTCCGGCCGTATGGATCGCACACCTATGTCGTCGCCGTCTTCGCGCCCGATGAGTGGGAGTCCGCCGAACCATTCACCGCCGTGGTGGCCGTCGAAGCTGCCGTGTCTGGTACGCGCGAGCAAGGTCGCAGCGTCGACGTGGCGCGCAAGCTCTACTTTGTGCTACCAGGCAGCCGCGTAATGGAGGCGGATTTCATCGAGTCGCGCAAGGGCAATTCCATTACCGCGGTGAAGGTCGAGGATATCTACCATCGGCTGCGCCAGCGCTATCCGCGCGTCCTGCCGTTCGAGAACAGCATCGAAGATTATCTGTGCAAGCTCTATGCTGAGTTTCGCGGTGGTGGCAAGACGCTGGTCGGGCCGCGCGAGGCCGAAGCGGCGGCGCGGGCTTTCGTCCAGTCCATTGCTCGCAAGACCGTCGGCTCGGTGGACGAGTTGATCCGGGAGCAGGTGCTGGCCGAGCCTGATTTTTCCGATCAGATCGGGCATATCGCTTCGCTCATGCAAAACGTGCAACGTCTGCGCAAGATCGCCACCGAATTACTGGCGTGCCGGGAGCGGCTGGGCGTGCTGAAGGCACACGCGGATGCGTTCCTTGCCGCGTTCGAAGAGGCCATGGAGGCCGAACTGGGCGAAGTACTGCGCCGACAGCGGGATGTCGAGGAGGAGATCCAAAGGCTGGAGGCCTGCCGGCGTCTTGCCTTAGCCGATGTCGAGAAGCAGCAGGCGCTTGCCGACCGGCATGCACAGGCGCTGAAGCGCGCCACGGAATTGCATGGCACTGCCAAGGGTCGGCTCAACGGCAATCCGGTGGCGCAGGATCGTGAGCGGCTCAGCCGCGAGATAGCCGTGGCCACCGATGGGCGATCCCGTATCGCGCTGGACGTTCTGGCCGCCCTAGCGGGCTTGCGCGGCGTGCTCGACGAACTGGCTGCCCTGGCCAAACTGCCTGCAGGACCGGCCTCCGCCTACGCATCCCATGTGGAGCGGCTGGTTGTCGATGCCACGGCGATCGATGGCGCGGACGGCCAAGCCGCCGCGCGTGAGTTGGCGGCGATGCTGACAGGCGCGCAGATCGAACCCGCGAGCCTGCGGCGCGACCGGTTCGCCAAGCTGGATGCCGCCCTGGCTCCCATTGCGCAGCGACTGCACGGCGCCGACGGCCTGTATGGGGCAGTGGTACAGGAGCAGGCGCGGGAGTCGGATCGCGCTGCCGCCCTGCAAGGAGAAATCGACGACCTGAAGCGGCGCCGGCAAGGGCTGGAAGATGGCCACTTTGACTTGCCGGCGCATGTGGAGGTCGCAGTCCGATATCTCGAGGCCCAGATGCCGGGCGCCCGTCCCAGGGTACTTTGCAACCTTGTCCAGCCGCGGGAGGGCTCACGCTGGCAGAACGCTATCGAAGGGCTTTTGGGCGGCAACCGCTTCGTGATCCTGGTGGACGCGCAATACGAGGCGAGCGCCATCCGGGCGCTGCGACACGAGCTGGTGGCGACTAGACAAGGACGAGAGGCTTCCGTGGTGCAGGGCGAACTGGCCAAGCGGCGGGCGGAAAACCAGGCGCTGTCGCCCGACGCCGTGCTGCAGGAATTGGTGATCGCCGATGAGACCGCGCGCGCCTATCTGGTTGCAAGTTACGGCCGTTATGTCAAGGTAGCGGATGCGCAGGCGCTGCGCGGCGCGCCACAGGCACTGACCGTGGACGGCATGGCCAGTGGGGGGTTCAAGATGTTTTCGTCATGGGTGGACGACGGCGAACTGGCCTTCGGTGCCGAGGCCCGGCGCAAGCGCGTGGTGAGGCTCGTCCGGCAGATCGACGAAAAGTCGCAGGAAAGGGACGCACATCGCGCAGGCGCTGCGGAGTTGGCCGCGTGGGGTGCGCGTCTGCTCGCCCTGCAGCTTGTGCCTGTCGCGCCAATGCTGGACAAGCTGGGTGAGACGCAGCGCGAACTGAATAGTCTCGCGGCGCAGCTCGCCAGCCTAGATGACGCCGATCTCATCGTGCTGGAGCGGCGCGTGGCGCGTGCGGAGCAGCTATTGGAGGGCCACCACCGCCTATCCAATACCGCATCACGCTTAGCAGGCGAAGCGGAGGGGAGGGCGCGTGGCTTCGAAGCGAACATCGGTGACGCTGAAGCTAAGCTTGTTGAGTGCAAAGATGCCGTGCGCCAGATAAACGCCCGCGTGGCTGAACTGATCCGGCTCAATCCGCATTTCGATCCAGTCCGGCTGGAGCAGCGCGCTCGGGAAGCGGCCAAGGAGCAGACCGCCGCGTCCTTTGATGGGCGGCGGCGCCAGCAAGCCGGGATCTACCGCCAGGAGCGCGAGGCATTCGAGCGGAAACTGGAGGCCCATAATCTCTTGTCATCCTCGTTCGATGAGCGGGTCGACTTTCAGCCTTGCCAGTCAACCCAGGGGGAGTACGAGTGGCAAGCCTATGGCGGCGTACCTGCCGCCCGGCGACAGATCTCGGCCATGTTAGAACGGCTCGACCAAGTGCGCATTCTCAACAACACCAGCGAGCTGCGGGACGCCGAGAAGAGCTTCAACAACACCTTCAGCACGCATTTCGCGCTGGCCGTACGCACCGCGGTGGAGCAGGGCATCGATCCGCTCAAGCGGCTCAATGAGAAGCTCAAGCGACTGGCATTCGGCGAAGACCGTTTTGAGATCGAATACGGGCAGATGGTCAAGGAGTACAAAAAGTACTTCGACCTGTTCCAAGAACTGAACCGGCTGGCCGAGACACAAACGCCGGTGGATTTGTTCTCGGCCGCCGAAGGCGTCCTTTCTGCCGAAAGCGTCGTGGCGCTGGACGACATCAAGCTGCTATTGCTCGACACCAACCGCGACCACGCATTGCGGCGACTGAAGGACATAGCGGACTACCGCAACTATCGCCAATATGACATCCGCAAATATTCGGAGGACGGGCGCGAGGCGTCCTTGGCAAGAATGGCGACGTTCTCGGGAGGCGAGCTGATGACGCCAGCCTATCTGGTGCGGGCCGCGGTGCTGGCCCAGGCATTTCGGCAGTTCGAGAAGACGCCGAGCCTGAAGCTCATGATGATCGACGAGGCCTTCGACAAGATGGACGAAGGCCGCACCGCTGCTGTGATGCGCTATCTCAATGAGAACCTTGGCTTGCAACTGGTGGTTGCCATGCCGTCCCGCGCGTCCGGTCCCCTGCTCGAGTTGTTCAGCTTCGAGCATCGTTTTTCTCTGATGAAGGTTGAGGGCCTGGCAGGCGAACTCGATAAGATTACCGAGGTGGACAGCTCCCTCTTGAAGGCCGACCGACTACATGCCCTATGGACTGAACGTCGGGAGGCGGTGCGCCGTGAAGCGGCATGGCAGTTCGACTTGCAAGAGGCGCGCAAGCAGTTGATCTCGGACATGGGGGCATGA
- a CDS encoding Wadjet anti-phage system protein JetD domain-containing protein gives MSADDIPGRRPDALTALLNALVDRIEAKPFAERRRDIGFPLSAGTWPEFFSIDLHGERMFVWRALEALQAQPGFALMLDQRRGQRDLDIWERSPKLVIAAQAEAFLRDETGRQPNAVVAWMAQWRKAVPARVNNAALCERLLSRPILILPRSPEQVLERFAGIPALASESLMLHEVASRQFWGLSKVLNGQQEAIALLLDTEVCPFPDKPVQLLVAARTADPAAPVLFVENAATFESMAAGRLSAAEGFVLIFASGYKASARRLRQPGGSSVYFAPSVFERNAALGRSFLAWLHGTDDTRPVHFWGDLDFAGMDILKELRVVFPDAQAWKAGYEALLARLLAEESHAADEARKSGQTDPGFTGCPYADEVLLPALRRHGRFVDQESL, from the coding sequence ATGAGCGCCGACGACATTCCGGGGCGCCGGCCGGACGCGCTCACCGCGTTGCTGAATGCACTGGTGGACCGTATCGAGGCAAAGCCGTTTGCCGAGAGACGCCGCGATATCGGCTTCCCGTTGAGTGCCGGGACGTGGCCGGAGTTTTTCTCGATCGACCTTCACGGCGAACGCATGTTCGTATGGCGCGCCCTGGAAGCGCTGCAGGCGCAACCCGGATTTGCACTGATGCTAGACCAGCGTCGTGGCCAGCGGGATCTTGATATCTGGGAGCGCTCACCGAAGCTCGTCATCGCAGCTCAAGCGGAAGCGTTTCTTCGCGACGAGACGGGGCGCCAGCCCAATGCCGTGGTCGCCTGGATGGCTCAGTGGCGGAAGGCTGTGCCAGCGCGCGTCAACAACGCGGCGCTGTGCGAGCGGCTGCTGTCCCGCCCGATCCTCATCCTTCCGCGTTCACCGGAGCAGGTGCTAGAGCGTTTCGCGGGCATCCCGGCGCTTGCGAGCGAGAGCCTCATGCTCCATGAGGTAGCAAGCCGGCAGTTCTGGGGCCTGTCTAAAGTTCTCAACGGCCAGCAGGAGGCCATTGCCCTGTTGCTTGACACGGAAGTTTGCCCCTTTCCAGACAAGCCGGTGCAACTGCTGGTAGCTGCGCGTACAGCCGATCCTGCCGCCCCGGTCCTGTTTGTGGAGAATGCCGCAACGTTCGAGTCGATGGCGGCGGGGAGGCTGAGCGCCGCCGAGGGTTTTGTCCTGATATTCGCATCCGGATACAAGGCGAGCGCGAGGAGGCTGCGCCAGCCGGGTGGCAGCTCAGTCTACTTTGCCCCGAGCGTGTTTGAGCGGAATGCGGCATTGGGGCGTAGCTTTCTTGCATGGCTGCATGGCACCGACGACACGCGCCCAGTTCATTTCTGGGGCGACCTGGATTTTGCCGGGATGGATATTCTTAAGGAGTTGCGCGTGGTATTTCCAGACGCGCAAGCGTGGAAAGCTGGCTACGAGGCGCTGCTTGCACGCCTGCTCGCGGAGGAGTCCCACGCGGCGGATGAAGCAAGGAAGTCGGGCCAGACCGATCCGGGCTTTACCGGCTGCCCTTATGCGGATGAAGTGCTGCTGCCAGCACTACGCAGGCACGGCCGATTTGTCGACCAGGAAAGTCTGTAG
- a CDS encoding SDR family NAD(P)-dependent oxidoreductase, producing the protein MQSFEGKVAFVTGAATGIGRQTALSFARSGADVALLDTATVAAEETAHDIEKAGAKAIFVRADVAQGADVAGAIDQTIRSLGRLDFAFNNAGIAPRGAPICDFSEDEWDKTIAVNLKGVWLCMKYQCAQMLEYGAGVIVNTSSIMGLVSGPGLSAYSASKAGVLGLTRSVAVDYASRGIRVNAICPGGIAHTAITDRPENQQDMAQLTLATPMQRLGEPADIASAVMWLCSPGASFVTGQAIAVDGGFTVW; encoded by the coding sequence ATGCAGTCATTCGAAGGTAAGGTTGCGTTTGTCACCGGCGCGGCTACTGGCATCGGTCGCCAGACTGCGCTGAGCTTCGCCAGGTCCGGCGCTGACGTCGCACTGCTAGATACCGCCACGGTTGCCGCTGAGGAAACCGCGCATGACATCGAAAAAGCCGGGGCCAAGGCCATCTTTGTCCGCGCAGACGTTGCGCAAGGTGCGGACGTCGCCGGGGCGATAGATCAGACCATCCGATCCCTGGGCCGTCTTGACTTTGCTTTCAACAACGCCGGCATCGCTCCGCGCGGCGCGCCGATCTGCGATTTCTCCGAGGACGAGTGGGACAAGACCATTGCCGTCAACCTGAAGGGCGTCTGGCTGTGCATGAAATACCAGTGTGCACAGATGCTGGAGTACGGCGCAGGGGTCATCGTCAATACGTCCTCCATCATGGGGCTCGTCAGCGGACCCGGACTGTCGGCTTACTCCGCCTCAAAGGCCGGGGTGCTCGGACTGACCCGGTCAGTTGCGGTGGACTACGCCAGCCGCGGCATCCGCGTCAACGCCATTTGCCCCGGCGGCATTGCGCACACGGCTATCACCGACCGCCCAGAGAACCAGCAAGACATGGCCCAACTGACGCTCGCAACGCCCATGCAAAGGCTGGGCGAGCCGGCCGACATTGCCAGCGCCGTGATGTGGCTCTGCTCGCCCGGCGCAAGCTTTGTCACTGGCCAGGCCATCGCTGTCGATGGTGGCTTCACGGTCTGGTAA